From Argopecten irradians isolate NY chromosome 3, Ai_NY, whole genome shotgun sequence:
GTGACATAAATAACCATTTACCCATTTAACCATTATGTAGCTTTCTTTTTACTTCCACAACACCCCATTCCGTgaagaaaacatttaaatagCTCATTTCTGTCTGAGCAGACTGCTGTGTGGTATCAATGCCGCACCCCATCACttgtcaaaacaaaaaaacgaGGCCAAATGTAGATACGGTTGGATGAATATTTGGCATGCCCGTCTTTGTTGGTTCTTAGTAAGCAGTTAAGTTTCCGGACAAAACATCCACCATATGACAATATGATAACCCGGGATAAAaacaaccttacaaatgtgattcctgcttcatttttattcaataCTGCTCCACTTCTCACATCTACTTCCACCCAAAATAATACTTATGTTAGACAGCTAGACTGGAGCACCACATCTTGTGTGTGGTCCTATTTTGGACCACATAACCATGACTGTATCTATATTGTTAATGTAATAGTGAAATGTATATGAAGTACAACGGAAATAAAATGTCgacagtacatcattccatctCAACAAGCACATGTACCTGACGAACTATGAGCCATGAACTACAAACTCTATAATCAACTAAACTAAACAATACAACTTTACAAAACAGattcaatattcattttattatacaCGTATGAAGAAATGACTTAAAGAGTTTTCTAAGAACTTACAGCTGCAGATTTCAATATGGCGAGATAATGTAATTGTGAATTATGATAAAAACTTCGAGGTGTGAGAGCAAAATACTCCTTTTTATTTGTCGATATGAAGGACAGAGATAATATACTGTCCGGTAAAAGAACAATTTTTGACCCTCATGGTATGAATATCAgtatccttcatattcacatacGAAAGAGCCTTAAAATGAGTgtttaaaagaatttttaaacGAATCAAATACACGCCATACTATTGAATTCAAAACTGTTACATAGTACTGACGATAACAGTGATGCATTACTTTCAATAGATTCCTCCCAACTAAAAATACTCACGACTCACATTTGGTATAAAAACGACATTAAACATCTAATGATGACTTATTTGCATGTCAAGCTGTTCTATTGTTTTTGTACACCTGACCTGCCTGGCTGTGAACTGTAGCGAGAGCCCCGCCTTCATTTAGCTTTAAGCCTATATATAGTTAGTAAGGTGCGTGACATCGACGTAGTCACTTCCACAACAGCTCGACACTAGATAACAACATGGCGATAAAGTAAGATAATGAAATGGCGTTGTTCAAGTTCATTGTAAAGTCGCCCTCACCGTTTGGTGGTGCTGGATTAATTATAGTGACGTTCGGAATTGTTCTAATTGTGAAAGGATTGTATTATAGTAACAACCATGTGACAAGGAGGAGCTATGGTAATGTTCAGAAGAATCTTTCTAACTTTATACTTAAAGATATCAGCGATGATGTACAGATAAACCACACATCTTTGCCGATCAACGTGAGAAGGCATGAAGAGCATGCCACTACTAGTTTCTTATCTGTCTGTGATCTGGACTTTAAGACTTTAAGTAAGTACAGAaattcatttgtatattaaaatattaaatatgaagACATGTACGACCAGCCATTATAATCAATATAGAACACACAGAACTCTCTAATTTATGATatctggaaaaaaaacccaatgaaACCTGCATTAGTTACTTTTTTCTACATTGACATTGACGTTTAGGATGTGTTGTATTCAAATGACGTTATATAGTATGTATATGAAACGCTTATGCGATCGTGCATGTCCTGTACATATGGTTAGAATTACCATACCGATGACCTTTCAGCCAAATGTCCGGTGATTGTTTAATGTAACatcattatacagaaacatGTGTATCATGTGTTAGCATTTAGTTGATGGGTCTTCTcattgatatacagtatacaaataACGTGCGGTCTTCTTACTACGCACAGGATGTGAAGGTTTTCTTTACCGTATTATCACTAGATATCATGCGTTTTCTTGAATTGTTTATCATAGATTGTACACGAAAATGATTTAGTTCCCCATTGTTAAAAAGTTGCTTCTTCGAATTGAATCAAGgtaaacatataacaaaattgtatatattgcGTTCATTATactttttgtataaaaaaaatcgtttaaTGTTCTTTTTTGCTACATTTCACTAGTTTTCTTTAGAGGTCTGGCCCTGAACTTGAAGAAAACCTTGTATCATAGTCTGCATTATGGAAGTTAAGTTTTTACTGAAGTCGATAGCTTTGTTTAGAGAAATCGGGATGTGTTTTACATTTAGGCGCCTTTCATTAGAAAATTGCGGAAGTGTTTAGTATTCTTAAGTATACGTCGGGCGTTCAGATTATTTCATAATAGCAGAAATACATGTGTAGAGTTTAAACGAAATAAAACGACTTCCTCATGTAATGATTCTATCTGTATTGATAATACATGAAATGGCATGCCCAGGATTTACTATAAACCTAAGTAAATAATAACTATATGGAAATATTTTCCAACAAAAACACATAGACGGAAATATTTATTTAGTCAAGGGTTTGTGTGAAACTGGTTTAGTTGTCCGGAAGTTAGTGACCCTAATTATACTTGTTAATCTTCTTGTTTCAAGTGCTTCGTTGTTGACTTGGTAATGTTTTCACTGTGTTGTAATCAGTAATTgaggccgcggtggccgagtggttaagattttTGAGAAAAGGTGTCCCGACTATTACCACAAGCCTCTACCACAACATATTACCTCTCCATAGTTTTGGGTTGCGTGTTCGAATCCCAATTTGGGCAGTCTAAAGtatcaatatttgtaaatttatatTGGTAACAGtttatacagtttatataacaTGAACTTTttctaaatttgaaataaagagAAGTTTCTttgaatataaattttataattacaaagtTTTAACATTACTTGTTTTTATCAAAGCGTTTCTGTGAAATCATAATAGCTCCTATAACATTCACATTGAAACATATCGGAGGTTTACTCTGGTGTTTTACCTTTAACACACAAGGATGTTTGATGTCAACAAGcaatgtgaaaataaaacaatatactagAAATTGTGATATTCAAACGTCTCAGTGCTGTGGTATTTAAGTGACTATTacttttggtttggtttgattagttttatATCCCATTGATTAACAGCCAATTACGTACAGATTAAGATGGTAGAGGAAAGGCGGAATATTCGGAGAAAACATCGACAAGTTGTCAATATCTAGACCTAGAAAATGCCCCTCATGGACTCGAACTCGCGGACCTAGAGATGGAGAGACGGTAACATGTCGTGACGATTGAACTATACATTACCAATGTAATACTATCCCTATAGCCATATTTCGATGTAGATGAGTCCAGACGTAGTATTTAGGTcatttaatggaaaatatgttGAGTGAAATATCGAGACGTCAACGTTCTGTGGGCGTTTTCAACTTGCTTAGGATTATGtcagaaaagaagaaaaagtaTTATGAAACCCCATTATAAAGCAAACGTGTAATATTACACACAAAGCTGTGTAGATTTCAGACCTTAGCTTTGCCTAATCTGGTCAATCTACGATCTTCAATAAATATCCATCTTTGCTCTAGGTATCTGCAACTATTCATTCAGCTTCACTCCCGTAACAGTAGTCTTGTGAACAACACTCTGATGATCAGAAAGCATTTGCTGGGGATTAGTCATTAAGAAAGTGATGACATCAAGTCGATAGCATACAGAAAGAGAGCAAGAtagtagatatatattataagactcttttatatatggatatgaaggatagggatattctaccctcggcaTCACAAAATGTTGCGAAACCCTCGGCTTTTTATGAAGGATAGGgttattctacccgagggtcacaaaatgtagtaaaacccgaggcttgccgagggttttacaacattttgtgatcccgagcgtagaatatccctatccttcatatccacttatgaaagagtatttttctttcatacctcgacgttttattgcaattttacaactataatatcccgccattttgaaatagattcgaagaaatccacggctgaaagtcaatttttcatacatgaaaaataacgtgataatttcaacaaaaaatttgttgtttgcatcttttatagtaaaaccagttaattttgtgaaaaaaatgtttaaattttaccgaggaaatagaaattttgttgacgccgtgacgtcacgaggctttattgcatgggtagccatgcaatacagcctcaggcggcatgagcgtattgccctagaccagccagtcttacacccgtaggtatgaaagaaataaatatttttacattgtatatagattTGTGCTACGCTATCATTGCAATAAAATTCgttaattttatgaaacttgttCCACGACTCTTTTTTTTCCAATGCTATCGAATATGactaaattacaaaaaaaaccctTTACATATGATTAACAAAAGAATTTCTCTCATTACtactgtttaaaataaacatttgacTCGAATCGACAAAATTCACCCATAGGTACCCGACTCTCTCTCTTTTTAAATAACGTGTtgtagtatataatatatattataagctAAACCTATGTATTACCATGATTTGAAAGATTGTCACGAAGTTAATGTTTACACCTACAATCTACACACCCCCACCAAACATAATTTGCTGTTACTATATCTACGGTTCTTTAACTTTCTCTAAATAACGCATACCTGACCTTAATACTTTGTCAGATGTTCATGGCCTAGTCTAAACTATGGCCTAGTCTTTTTTGGTCGATCTATAATCCCTTTCAGATCTGATCATCGGTTTGTCGATTTTGTTGTCGTCTAGATATATATTGTCAAATTTTGATACGAATCTAGTGTAAaaatgctacaccgctgacgaatggtatttttttttctctatcaaaaacagaagcagatgaagtatttttcttcagttacaaatgttattttatttttatttataccaccattgaaaagtttgagcttcttatttttatttcaagataaaaatattataaataattaattgcgtcccgaaaaaaagttcatgacactatgtcatatatggaatgaagtactgattgcgcattcaccaaaggcaaaacataAGGTTATTTGGTTTGTGTGCTGAAATATACAACCATGTAATGAGTAAACACCAATGATTGTTTAAATTATGTTTATACTCTATCGGCAGTATGGTATCTATAGATGACATATACTTGTTTCGAAGTACCCCATTTCATACTCCACCTTTTAGTGTATGTTATCACGTTTTTAAAATAAGTAACCCAATACTTGATGTTGTACCTGTACGGGCCAtcaaagtgtgtgtgtgtgtgtgtagggtATTCAGATTTGAATTCCAAGGTGTAGAGATCCGTGATCGagatttaatatataattacaaaatgtactaaaTGATATCTATTTTTGTATGGACACCTCTACATTCATAGAGACCTACATTCATAGAGACATCCCAACTCTTCCTAATTAACCATTGTTTGATACGAGTTAACAAGCTTTGTCTTCGATAGAGATTGGGACTACAGTTGGTTTAATATAACATTGTAATTAATTGAAACAGTAAAATAGTTTCCTGAAACATTCCAAACATACCAGGGGAAAATGTCACGGATCCAGTAGAATGTGTCGTCGAATGAATAAAACAGAGGTTACTTTGAAAAATATCACGAATATCACTTTTACCATGATTGAACTAAGAACAAAGTAAGGAGATTGTACATCAGACACACTAGGTATGAAACAACATTACTATTTCTATGACGAGATATAACTTTTGCTTTAGCTTCCATTTAGTCCTCGTCATAGAGGCAAACTGCGGCCATGATATTGACCGTCTAATAAAACAAAGTGTAAAATAGATGAAATGGAATTATATAAGTATGCATGGAAATTAGagatgattttgattttaagaaATACTAAAATAGTTATTGTCGATTTCAAATATAGTGTTATCGTAAAGATCTTGTTGTAACACAAACATTGATACGACTTACTTCATCAGGCGGAACCAATTGTAAGCAGTTCTTGAGAATTGAATTGCGAAGAAGGAAAAATCCATGATGTCctataaagaaagaaagaaagacatTTTCGGATTTCAGATAAGATATACCAATTTCACGGACATTGCTAGGACCGCGAAACTTTGATAAGCGAAATATTGAGAGATGGTTAAATTATGTCTACCCTTAAATACATAtcagaaaacatttaaaatcgctaatatatgattttttcgattttttaaaactaaatcGTGAAAAGTTTGTCCCGCGAAAATAAACGGTTATACAAATGTACGgtatttaaaaaatcttcttaaaTTCTTTTCAATAACGTAAGCTGATCAGTTTTTTCCATCACCAAAACGACGTTGGATAAAGGATCGATTGACAGTGAATCGTACTTAACCCATGTCGTTTTTCGAAATTAGCGCATTACATCATCTCACCGTTTGCATTATTCTAGTCCTAAAAGTTATTTTTCACCATTTCATTTCAGAAGGTCGAGAAAAAATGGCACTGACGTCGCAATCATTAATAGCATTGGAGTCTATGTTTCCTGAAAGTCACGCTGGGGGGAGATTCCAGCCCAACGGCTGTAGATCGAAACACAGGATAGCTATCATTATACCATTTAGAGATCGAGAAATCCATCTAAAGATTTATCTCAGTAATGTTATACCAAAGCTTCGAAGACAAAAGGTTGATTTCACCATATACGTAGTAGAACAggtataaaactttattttgttCTATAACTAGTATTCCGATGTTGTATTGCAAATCCATGATGTATGGTCTTTCTCAGCTTTATAATATTTTGCTTTCATTATTAGCATATTTAAATTTCCAAGTTGTATTCTTATTTAACAGTATATATGAAAAGTTGCatttatgttttacaaaataaattatgtatatacGTGATACCCAtgataacaatgatatatatgCAATTTGTTTTCGAAAGGCTCCAGGATCTCATTTTAATCGAGGAATGATGAGGAATATCGGGTTCGCTGAAGCCAGAAAAATAGCAGATTACGATTGCTTCATTTTCAATGATGTTGATTCCATCTTTGAGGATGACAGGAATTTATTCCAGTGTGGAACTGATAACAGCGTACGCCACCTAGTGACAGGAGTGGACGTATTTGACTATAAGTAGGTTGACCATAATAGCATTCTCTAGTCTATGTATCATCACAAAAAGTCACTACTATAAATGTCTATGTCAATAGGCTCTTTTGTTCTTATCTGATTTCCTCTTCAAGTCCTAGTCGTAAGTGCGACTTTATTTAAAAAAGTGCATTTAAGATAATTCTACAGGTAGATGGTCTACTTAAAATCCAGTCTTACTTTCAGAAATCTTTCTAAATTAACACTTTCTGTCTATTCTAATATTAAGTACAAACGTTGGTTTTATTTCATAGCCTAAAagttgattttaatgaaatgacttcacaaaaaaaaaaaaaaaaaaaaacataaaaaaacccagataAATTAAATTACCATATAGGTTTTCGCTTTCGTTTTTAGAACTGACATAATCCTATATCTCACATTGAATATCTTTGGTTCAAGCGGAGTtgattatacattatattttgtaatatttttgtcagGTTAAAGTATTCCATATTAGTTGGTGGTATAATAGCCTTCACACCCGAGCAATTTAGGAGGGTGAACGGCTACTCAAACTTCTTTTTTGATTGGGGCGCTGAGGATGACGACATTTATTACAGGTAGGTTCAAAGATAGTTAAAAGTTAAATGCATACATGAAGCAAAATAACAAGAATATAGTGCATACATTAtatgttgtaactaatgtttttAAGGTATCCTATATGTTTGcttgtccatttgaatgattttcatagcttagttcatcaaaccttatggttttcaatagatcaatgaagaaaaattaacatgtcaaaattttcggcCAGTAACTTTAATAAGTAATTAAAGAATAATAAAGTTAttacatcattttatataaactaCTAAAGTAATCTCTTAATTTTCCATAACAAACATTGACTGATATGAATCTATCACGGTGTCACTTCTGTTTTATCACGAATACCAAAATAAGtgcattttgtaacataaatcaTATTATGATTTAACCAATaacattctttaatattttacacaaatattaaaaatatgttttactcCTAATTTAGCCACGTATTAAAATCAGTTGGATGTGGAGGAGGGGTGGGTGGGATTAACGAGAAATATAATAATGGAAAAGCTTAATCATTTTCCTGTGAGAGTTCTTGCAACTGGGACCCTTGGGGAAAGTTAAAACGGCGTTATGATAACTTCTAATGCATATTTAGGTCCTACGCTTTCGACCTTTTCCATTTGTTATCATATAAATTGATTAAGCATCGCATGCTTACTCAATCGAAGTTATTAGATTGTTATTTTATGAATtggttttacacgttttgatgttttttcttttctttttttcctcaTCAAAAGAATTCAAAGAGCAAAAATGCAAATAGAGCGACCAGATACTAATTCAACTATTGGGTTTATGTCAACATTGAAACATAAGCGAGACCCAGAagtgaaatacaggtaaagatGCATGTCATTTAGAAAGTTGAACAAATGGTAGTAAAGAATCACGATAGAAATTTGAACAAGTTAGGAGTTGGgataattattgaattattaataGTTTATTCTTCATATGTAGATATTAAAGATAGGGAACTTCTACCCGAGAATTCTCTATACATACAATCTTAGTTATATTTTTAACGCATATATCTCtatgcatcttttatagtacaACCAGCCGGCATTCTGATTTCAATTTcgaaaaatagtattttttttgtCACCGCGTACtgaaaatataactttacacgggctgtaaataataataaaaaaatcaaaatagtacCAGTTGCTAGTAGAGAACGTTAAACATGACTTTGGTCTACTTGTCAAAAAAAGATTAATGTTTTCTTTGCAATTGATTGTTTTAGTGTTCTACAGCaagtattttcttttttcagaTTCGATATTTTGTACTCGAGGAATAATGAAACATCACACAAGGATGGTATTAACTCGTTAAAATACACAGTAAAGGTGATAAGCCATAAAAAGCTTTTCACGTGGATCTATGTAGCAGTGAACGAGGAAGAAGTATTACAGGTATCGTTCTCTTTATCCTCGTTCTTCTCCTCATCGTCGTCTTCCTGGCCTCAAACTCTTCCTATTGTTCTTCATCGACATCCTTTTCATCGTTTTTATTGTCAATGTCCTCTTTCAATATGCATTTCTAGACCTCCTCCTCCTTCTGCTCCTTTTCATCCTCTTTCTGTCTTTATCGTCCATTTTGTCTTGTCCTCCTCCTTCACTTCTCCTCTTCTCCTTGTCGTTCCCATTATCATATTATATGCATCACTTGTATATCCCTGGATTTGATGTCATTATAACCATTGCCATTGTCATAGACTCCCCCTTAGGCGCTTTACACGAAGAGTACAcaacatttttaaaacatttctaaCCGATTGAGTGGAAAAATAGAAAAGAATCTCTATTAATAGCAAGATGTTATTACGCTAAAATAAGCAgatcaaatataatatatacaatttgaTGACTCAATTTGAAGAGAAAACATTCAAGTAGACGCGgaataatacatttacatataccTCTAGGAAACTGTTTAGTTTTCCCAATCAATAATCATTTTGCTAAATCAATCTTTCGCTGTCGGCTTTACTCTGCACGTTGGTCAAcaaaacaagaaacaattacAATTAATAATGACAACGAAGTATAAAATATCCTATAATTCCCAAAGGAGAGAGAACAAAGCATTTACTATATTATATGAAGAGCTGTTATCATTCCTTTCACTTTAGTAATGATGAAGATGGAAAATCACAGATCGTGTATTTTGGCGACATTAGAAACAGCCTTAAACGAATTGATAGTTATTTCATATATGGGATGTAATTGCGATTATTACGCCCTAGTGTTCCATATAACGGAAATAATTAATGAGATGTTAAATTCAGATATCGACCTAGTTTCATTATCAGTAACTGTTTttgaacataaaaaataaaccaaaaaaatGACAGAAATACTTTCTTTGATCATGCATAATTGTATgctaataatacatatatatatatatatttatttatactcTCAATGACtgagatacaaaatattttatcagtgTGATATTATCTTTTTGTTCCAGGGATTGGATGCGGGTATTCGAAGAAAAATAGCGGCATATAGGTTAAAAACAAAAACGTGACGCTGATAATGGTTATgtgtttttgtatataaaaaaatatagcgTCAATTTCAAAATTCAGGACATTTTAacatgaagttttttttaatacacTTATCCATGAAATGATGTTACGCCCTCAGGGCATTTTATTCCCAACGTGATCAGAAACGTGATGAAAGATTATTGCAAAATCGAAACCAAGGCTACAAATGTTTGGTTCATACAGACTTCATATCCCTTAATGAGTtggtttagaaaaaaaaaccgacATCGTGTGTGTGACTTCTCAGTACGCATTGTTTATAGTTAATGAAACAATGGCGTTC
This genomic window contains:
- the LOC138318369 gene encoding beta-1,4-N-acetylgalactosaminyltransferase bre-4-like, yielding MALFKFIVKSPSPFGGAGLIIVTFGIVLIVKGLYYSNNHVTRRSYGNVQKNLSNFILKDISDDVQINHTSLPINVRRHEEHATTSFLSVCDLDFKTLKGREKMALTSQSLIALESMFPESHAGGRFQPNGCRSKHRIAIIIPFRDREIHLKIYLSNVIPKLRRQKVDFTIYVVEQAPGSHFNRGMMRNIGFAEARKIADYDCFIFNDVDSIFEDDRNLFQCGTDNSVRHLVTGVDVFDYKLKYSILVGGIIAFTPEQFRRVNGYSNFFFDWGAEDDDIYYRIQRAKMQIERPDTNSTIGFMSTLKHKRDPEVKYRFDILYSRNNETSHKDGINSLKYTVKVISHKKLFTWIYVAVNEEEVLQGLDAGIRRKIAAYRLKTKT